The DNA segment CCGGATATCCCGGAAAGTGATAAACTCGATGTCATGATGGGTATCCCCTTTCCTAGGCCTTTTTATCCACCAACAGGCCTACTGAATCCTGAACGGATTCAAGCATTTCGACAACTCTGGCAGGTGGAATTTCGCTCAGAATCTCGCCGCTTTCCTGATCAATGATTTTAACCACAATCCTGTTGGACTTTTCGTTCACTTCAAATTGCAGCTTTTTATTAAAAAGCCCCATCAACCGGTTCATTTTTTCCGCAGCCTGTTCGACTTCCTCCCGTGGAAGCTCTTCTCTGGCCGAAGCAGCATTGTCCTTCTTATCGACA comes from the Dehalobacter sp. genome and includes:
- a CDS encoding flagellar protein FlaG, with amino-acid sequence MVSAIQPTNLSPVMPQDTFSGQKLEQGKNEAPRLVVDKKDNAASAREELPREEVEQAAEKMNRLMGLFNKKLQFEVNEKSNRIVVKIIDQESGEILSEIPPARVVEMLESVQDSVGLLVDKKA